One region of Flavobacterium pisciphilum genomic DNA includes:
- a CDS encoding non-ribosomal peptide synthetase, producing the protein MKKNLNYSNISQKTTNLPENNHSILSQEEYNKIIYEWNATDKEYPKNKTLQELFQEQVEKKPNSIALECEGKELTYNQLNQRSNQLARHIRAQYRKRTQKSLTPDTLIGLCLDRSLEMVVGILAVLKAGATYVPMDSSYPKERIDYILEDTRLEILLTQKHLIEATGNQFPKLDVIHIDLTEELYKEESKVNLPQYSAVNNLAYVIYTSGTTGKPKGVLINNQSVVNLINFHNERYSKLSTYLQVALLSNYIFDFSVQQIFSTILFGHKLHIISNSLLLSPIEFNTYLKVNKIEVFEITPILFSYLILPFDNYQDFNLKLINIGGENLLTDVVSNFLRKNLPSELSIINTYGPTEYTVDATCFEINGTSKLSGLEKNIPIGKPLDNTRIYVLDLDKNPVPIGVIAELHIGGAGLARGYLNRPELTAERFVINPFATEADIAKGYTHLYKTGDLVRWQADGNIEYIGRNDDQVKIRGYRVEIGEIEYEMCQVDGIKQACVLAKERKTETSSIKYLVGYYVSDCDMTSIAIQNRLLEVLPDYMVPTAFVAMESFPLTINGKLDKRALPDPEFTSSLVDYVAPSTETEIAVCEIWMALMGLDQVGITDDFFRLGGDSILAIQVSHRMSELLECNVKVADIFKYKCITQLLIHATGQSQLIIPKINSNQVALSFAQERLWFLDQYEEGSSAYHLPEIYELGVDTDKEGIKYAFQQIVTRHEILRTTIVQVDDLGQGIQVVHDDPLIIDEITLMNKENYELLIKEDINRPFDLSKEYPIRIKFYTIKSNEEVGKTFLLLNIHHIASDGWSTNILEEELFTFYEAYTNKEAAFNLPALDIQYKDYALWQRSYLTEEIIEKQLCYWREKLTGYQTLEFPTDYTRPAKIDYKGADHDFVISRKISENLRKLCKYYEVTLHSLLLSSVNILFSKYTENYDIVIGSLNANRQQRQTEGLIGFFVNTQVNRTLLNKTQSFKELVQEVQRDQVEAHLHQDLPFEKLVNDLGIDRDVSRHPIFQVLFGVQGFGQENKNSEQQKKYLKPYKTEDVYLNARFDLIITIDDRGKELLGKVNFATSLFHKDTIARFTQHYLYLLEQLSESPDKPYSQISLLSSDEYNQVVHHWNATDKEYARDKSIIDIFEEQVRKTPNNIAIVFEEIELTYQQLDEESNKLANYLIANYDTQANDLIGIMLDRSEKMLIAIFGILKAGAAYVCIDPEYPESRKEFIIEDASLKILITQTDYIFDLEFYNGNVFAIDVQLDSIDTQTQSKKRVIKSDDLAYVIYTSGTTGTPKGVMIEHKAILSLICNDYISLSTNEVFAFLSSPAFDASTFEIYTPLLNGNKLIIPKELNTIISNTKEFKAFLALNKISVLWLTKTLFENLYYLDNSLFGNLNYLIIGGEALDKNIVNKLIGSSLKPKHFINGYGPTESTTFACTYNMVNQIEGLIVPIGKPINNRSIYILDSNYSPVPIGVIGELYIGGAGLARGYLKRPELTAERFITNPFATELDQDKGHTRLYKTGDLVRRLADGNIEYISRIDNQVKIRGYRIELGEIEHAISQIKGIKQAHVLAKERQTETGNTKYLVAYYVLDDSDKIVDQAIILENLSQVLPHYMVPASFVAMEFFPYTINGKLDNNALPDPSFSALSEEFVAPVTETEKAICNIWQDVLGLERVGVTDDFFRIGGDSILSIRLVSKIRQLGFNISVQEIFKYKIIQDILPKISKVDFLNEIDYKPFSLISSELKSSILKENNLQLDQLQDIYPASYLQSGMLIESLVEDRNDTYHDVISYVINKKFDNNHFQEIWSDLITKHENLRSEFVSNEEGYFNVIHTSVDINSKIKLVSKQDNLEQVVNTEKHIDFKFTCAGIFRLLILPSEDDKNFILIFSLHHAITDGWSVASIISEFVDAYVYGNSVNMSALPDYGKYISNEFTAVENNTNKEFWLDYLSGYELKSKNLLINHQSKAGNDQIIIDQELGLALSKKVVDFARELKISPDIIFLGLYNIILSILYNTNDLVVGVVTNNRLEEEGGDRVFGLHLNTIPMRFKTETSQHKSAKGYFLDLLNMKLEVNEHKLYPFGKIKADQGVQGHIYQCAYNYVHFHIAEGNISNKSLIEEYSATRSSVPLLLDVTRSQETFGLSLVGNTDFIDIDTSQKILSSMILYLEQIISNPNKLIIDFQLLIDTDYKRIVYDWNTTDKEYPKDKTIQELFEEQVAKTPNNIALVYDGAELTYNELNEKSNQLARYIREQYQEKTKQLLTPDTFIALFLDRSLEMVIGILAVLKAGGAYVPIDPSYPQERIDYILEDTQAAVVLSQRHLDEKTLPQDKVIHIDLSEELYLREDNTNLGQQSQSTDLAYVIYTSGTTGKPKGVMIEHKAASNTINDLFSVYDHQKIKKVTAYTSYVFDVSISELFSSLLQGLEVHILSNSIRIDSIGLSNYFSTHKINLAYLPPVLLSQLDQNITSDLISLIYAGEPCDKQTAKLWSDKVKLFNYYGPTEASIYALGKQILTDEVEQIGQPIQNTQVYVLSSNQRPVPIGVTGELYLGGAGLSRGYLNRPDLTAERFVNNPFATEADKAKGYTKLYKTGDLVRWLPDGNIEYLGRNDDQVKIRGYRIELGEIEHAMSQIDGINQVCVLAKERKTETATTKYLVGYYVLDAGELTIDQVSIMEKLSQVLPDYMVPSALVAMESFPLTINGKLDKRALPDPEFISSKADYVAPTTEIETVVCEIWMGLLGLDRVGITDDFFKIGGNSILAIQASHRMSKLLGCNVNVTDMFKNRTINNLKDVLLQNLHEKSKNIEGESWEIFV; encoded by the coding sequence ATGAAGAAAAACTTAAATTATTCGAATATTTCACAAAAGACGACCAATCTCCCAGAAAATAATCATTCTATTTTAAGTCAAGAGGAATACAATAAAATTATTTATGAATGGAATGCAACTGACAAAGAGTATCCTAAAAATAAAACCCTTCAAGAACTATTTCAAGAACAGGTAGAAAAGAAACCAAATAGTATTGCTTTAGAATGTGAAGGAAAGGAATTAACTTATAATCAGCTTAATCAAAGGAGCAATCAGTTAGCAAGACACATTAGAGCTCAATATAGAAAAAGAACGCAAAAATCCCTTACTCCTGATACGCTTATTGGCTTATGTCTCGATAGAAGTTTAGAAATGGTGGTAGGTATACTAGCAGTTCTAAAAGCAGGGGCTACATATGTACCAATGGATTCAAGTTATCCTAAGGAAAGGATAGATTATATACTTGAAGATACTAGGTTAGAAATTTTACTTACTCAAAAACATCTTATAGAGGCTACTGGTAATCAATTCCCTAAATTGGATGTAATACATATTGATTTAACAGAAGAATTATATAAAGAAGAGTCTAAAGTAAATCTACCCCAATATAGTGCAGTTAACAATCTTGCTTATGTGATTTATACTTCAGGGACAACAGGTAAACCAAAAGGAGTATTAATAAATAATCAATCAGTTGTTAATTTAATTAATTTTCATAATGAGAGATATTCAAAATTATCCACCTATCTTCAGGTAGCATTACTATCAAATTATATTTTTGATTTTTCGGTACAACAAATTTTCAGCACTATTTTATTTGGACACAAACTGCATATAATATCTAATAGTTTATTATTAAGTCCAATAGAATTTAATACTTATTTGAAAGTAAATAAAATTGAGGTATTTGAAATAACACCAATACTATTTTCGTATTTGATATTACCATTTGATAATTATCAAGATTTTAATTTAAAATTAATAAATATTGGAGGAGAGAATCTTTTAACAGATGTGGTTTCCAATTTTTTAAGAAAAAATCTCCCATCCGAACTTTCAATTATTAATACCTACGGTCCTACAGAATATACTGTTGATGCAACGTGTTTTGAAATAAATGGTACCAGTAAATTAAGTGGATTAGAAAAAAATATACCAATAGGGAAACCTTTGGATAATACTAGAATTTATGTCCTTGATTTAGATAAAAACCCTGTTCCCATTGGTGTAATTGCCGAATTACATATTGGCGGTGCAGGTTTGGCTAGAGGGTATTTGAATCGTCCAGAGCTAACAGCTGAGCGTTTCGTTATAAATCCTTTTGCTACCGAAGCAGATATAGCTAAAGGATATACGCATTTGTACAAAACAGGTGATTTAGTGAGATGGCAAGCAGATGGCAATATAGAATACATTGGTAGAAATGATGATCAGGTAAAAATACGTGGCTATCGTGTAGAGATAGGGGAGATAGAGTATGAGATGTGTCAGGTGGATGGAATTAAGCAAGCGTGTGTACTAGCTAAAGAAAGAAAGACAGAGACATCCAGTATTAAATATTTGGTAGGTTATTATGTATCGGATTGCGATATGACTTCGATTGCTATTCAAAATAGATTATTGGAAGTCTTGCCAGATTATATGGTTCCCACAGCTTTTGTGGCAATGGAATCCTTTCCATTAACAATCAATGGTAAATTAGATAAACGTGCCTTACCTGACCCGGAATTTACTTCTTCTTTAGTAGATTATGTTGCTCCAAGCACCGAAACAGAAATAGCAGTTTGTGAGATCTGGATGGCACTAATGGGATTAGATCAAGTGGGAATCACGGATGATTTTTTTAGATTAGGTGGCGACTCTATTTTGGCTATACAAGTATCACATCGCATGAGTGAGTTGCTAGAATGTAATGTAAAAGTGGCTGATATTTTTAAATATAAATGCATTACTCAATTACTAATTCATGCAACAGGTCAATCACAACTGATTATACCTAAAATAAACTCCAATCAAGTTGCTCTTTCTTTCGCTCAAGAACGTTTATGGTTTCTTGATCAGTACGAAGAAGGGTCTAGTGCTTATCATCTACCTGAAATATATGAACTTGGGGTTGATACAGATAAAGAAGGAATAAAATATGCGTTTCAACAAATAGTAACCAGACATGAAATATTAAGGACTACAATTGTTCAGGTTGATGATTTAGGTCAGGGCATACAGGTTGTACATGATGATCCATTAATTATTGATGAGATCACTTTAATGAATAAAGAGAATTATGAATTATTAATTAAAGAAGACATTAACCGTCCTTTTGATTTAAGTAAAGAGTATCCTATTAGAATTAAATTCTATACTATTAAGTCAAATGAAGAAGTAGGTAAAACTTTTTTATTACTCAATATTCACCATATAGCAAGTGATGGTTGGTCAACTAATATTCTTGAAGAGGAATTATTTACTTTTTACGAAGCATATACTAACAAAGAGGCAGCATTTAATTTACCCGCTTTAGATATACAGTACAAGGATTATGCACTTTGGCAAAGGTCTTATCTAACTGAAGAAATCATAGAGAAGCAATTGTGCTATTGGAGAGAAAAATTGACTGGATATCAAACTTTAGAATTCCCAACCGATTATACAAGACCAGCAAAGATAGACTATAAAGGGGCAGATCATGACTTTGTAATCAGTAGAAAAATCAGCGAAAACTTAAGAAAACTATGTAAATATTACGAAGTAACACTACATAGTTTGTTATTAAGTAGTGTTAATATTTTATTCAGTAAATATACCGAGAATTACGATATTGTAATTGGCAGTCTTAATGCTAACAGACAGCAAAGACAAACGGAAGGGCTTATCGGGTTTTTCGTCAACACACAGGTAAACAGAACACTACTTAATAAAACTCAAAGCTTTAAGGAGTTAGTGCAAGAAGTTCAGCGGGACCAGGTAGAGGCTCACCTTCATCAGGATTTACCCTTTGAAAAGTTGGTTAATGACTTAGGAATTGATCGCGATGTATCAAGACATCCTATCTTTCAAGTGTTGTTTGGAGTTCAGGGGTTTGGCCAAGAGAATAAAAATTCAGAGCAGCAAAAAAAATATCTTAAACCTTATAAAACCGAAGATGTTTATCTTAATGCAAGATTTGATTTAATTATCACCATCGACGACCGTGGTAAAGAACTTTTAGGGAAAGTTAATTTTGCTACCAGTTTATTCCATAAAGATACAATAGCAAGGTTCACTCAGCACTATTTATACCTTCTTGAGCAACTAAGTGAGTCTCCAGATAAGCCTTATAGCCAAATTAGTTTACTAAGTTCTGATGAATACAATCAGGTTGTTCATCATTGGAATGCAACGGATAAAGAATACGCGAGAGATAAGTCAATTATAGATATATTCGAAGAACAGGTAAGAAAAACACCGAATAATATTGCTATTGTATTCGAAGAGATAGAACTCACCTATCAACAACTCGATGAGGAATCTAATAAATTAGCGAATTATTTAATCGCTAATTATGATACACAAGCAAATGATCTAATAGGTATCATGCTTGATAGATCAGAAAAAATGTTGATAGCTATTTTCGGGATATTGAAAGCGGGAGCAGCATACGTATGTATAGATCCTGAATATCCTGAATCACGAAAGGAATTTATCATAGAGGATGCATCGCTTAAGATATTAATCACCCAAACAGATTATATCTTTGATCTTGAATTTTATAATGGAAATGTTTTTGCAATAGACGTGCAATTGGATTCTATTGATACTCAAACGCAATCCAAAAAAAGGGTCATTAAATCAGATGATCTTGCTTATGTTATATATACTTCTGGTACTACAGGCACACCCAAAGGTGTAATGATAGAGCATAAAGCTATTTTGAGTTTAATATGCAATGATTATATTTCTTTATCTACGAATGAAGTTTTTGCCTTTTTATCCTCTCCTGCATTTGATGCCAGTACTTTTGAAATTTATACTCCATTACTGAATGGAAATAAGTTGATCATACCAAAGGAACTCAATACTATTATTTCGAATACAAAAGAATTTAAAGCCTTTTTAGCATTAAATAAAATTTCAGTTTTATGGCTGACAAAAACTTTATTTGAAAATTTATACTATTTAGATAACAGTCTTTTCGGAAATCTTAATTATTTAATAATTGGGGGAGAAGCATTGGATAAGAATATCGTAAATAAACTGATCGGCAGTTCTTTAAAACCTAAGCATTTTATAAATGGTTATGGCCCAACAGAAAGCACCACATTTGCTTGTACTTATAATATGGTTAATCAAATAGAGGGACTTATAGTGCCTATTGGTAAGCCAATTAATAACAGAAGTATTTATATTCTTGATTCAAATTATAGTCCCGTTCCTATTGGAGTTATAGGAGAGCTTTACATTGGTGGAGCTGGTTTAGCAAGAGGCTATTTGAAGCGTCCTGAATTAACAGCTGAGCGTTTTATTACAAATCCTTTTGCTACAGAATTAGATCAAGATAAAGGACATACAAGATTGTATAAGACTGGTGATTTAGTACGTCGTTTAGCAGATGGTAATATAGAATATATTAGTCGTATCGATAATCAGGTAAAGATACGCGGCTATCGAATAGAACTAGGAGAAATAGAGCATGCAATATCTCAGATTAAAGGGATTAAGCAAGCGCATGTATTAGCTAAAGAAAGACAAACTGAAACTGGAAATACAAAATATCTAGTTGCTTATTATGTATTGGATGATAGTGATAAAATAGTTGATCAAGCTATAATCTTAGAAAATTTATCCCAAGTTTTACCTCATTATATGGTTCCAGCATCATTCGTAGCCATGGAATTCTTTCCATATACGATTAATGGCAAATTAGATAATAATGCTTTGCCTGATCCAAGCTTTAGCGCATTATCAGAAGAGTTTGTTGCTCCAGTAACAGAAACAGAAAAAGCAATATGCAATATCTGGCAAGATGTATTAGGATTAGAGCGGGTAGGGGTTACTGATGATTTTTTCAGGATAGGGGGCGATTCCATTTTAAGTATCCGTTTGGTTTCAAAAATTAGACAATTAGGTTTTAATATTTCCGTACAAGAAATTTTTAAATATAAAATCATTCAAGACATTTTACCGAAAATTAGTAAGGTTGATTTTTTAAATGAAATAGATTATAAACCTTTTTCACTTATTAGCAGTGAGCTAAAAAGTAGCATTTTAAAAGAAAATAATTTACAGTTGGATCAATTACAGGATATTTATCCTGCGAGCTACTTACAATCAGGTATGTTGATTGAATCTTTGGTAGAGGACAGGAATGACACCTACCATGATGTTATTTCATATGTTATTAATAAAAAATTTGATAACAATCATTTTCAGGAAATTTGGTCTGATCTTATTACTAAACATGAAAATCTAAGATCGGAATTTGTCTCAAATGAAGAAGGATATTTTAATGTAATACATACATCGGTTGATATTAATTCTAAAATAAAACTAGTATCGAAGCAGGATAATTTAGAACAGGTTGTGAACACTGAGAAGCATATTGATTTTAAATTTACATGTGCAGGGATATTTAGACTATTGATATTACCAAGTGAAGATGATAAAAACTTTATCCTCATTTTCTCATTACATCATGCAATAACAGATGGTTGGAGTGTTGCTTCAATAATATCAGAGTTTGTAGATGCTTATGTATATGGTAACTCTGTTAATATGAGTGCTCTACCAGATTATGGTAAGTATATAAGTAATGAATTCACTGCAGTTGAAAATAATACTAATAAAGAGTTTTGGCTTGATTATTTATCTGGATATGAATTAAAATCTAAAAATCTACTTATTAATCATCAATCTAAAGCAGGCAATGACCAGATTATAATTGACCAGGAATTGGGATTGGCGCTTAGTAAAAAAGTAGTTGATTTTGCGAGAGAACTGAAAATCTCACCTGATATTATTTTCTTAGGCTTGTACAATATAATTCTTTCAATATTATATAATACAAACGACTTAGTTGTTGGTGTAGTAACTAATAATCGTTTAGAAGAAGAAGGAGGAGATAGAGTATTTGGGTTGCACTTGAATACTATTCCAATGCGATTTAAAACAGAAACTAGTCAGCATAAAAGTGCAAAGGGTTATTTTTTGGATTTATTAAATATGAAATTGGAGGTAAATGAACATAAGTTATATCCTTTTGGAAAAATAAAAGCTGATCAAGGCGTTCAAGGACATATCTATCAGTGCGCCTATAATTATGTTCATTTTCATATTGCTGAAGGGAATATCTCTAATAAGTCTTTAATTGAAGAATATTCTGCAACAAGATCAAGTGTGCCTTTATTATTGGATGTAACAAGATCTCAAGAGACATTCGGCTTAAGTCTTGTAGGGAACACCGACTTTATTGATATCGATACCAGTCAAAAGATACTAAGTTCCATGATTTTGTATTTAGAGCAGATTATTAGTAATCCCAACAAGTTAATTATTGATTTTCAATTATTAATAGATACAGACTATAAACGAATTGTTTATGATTGGAATACAACGGATAAGGAGTATCCGAAAGACAAAACGATTCAAGAGTTGTTTGAAGAACAAGTCGCTAAGACTCCAAATAATATTGCTTTAGTTTATGATGGAGCTGAATTAACTTATAATGAACTTAATGAAAAGAGCAATCAGTTAGCGCGTTATATTAGAGAGCAGTATCAAGAAAAAACGAAACAATTACTTACTCCAGACACATTTATTGCCTTATTTCTAGACAGAAGTTTGGAAATGGTTATTGGAATATTGGCAGTTTTAAAAGCTGGTGGTGCTTATGTGCCTATCGACCCAAGTTATCCTCAGGAAAGAATTGATTATATCTTGGAAGATACCCAAGCAGCGGTTGTTTTAAGTCAAAGACACTTAGATGAAAAGACACTTCCACAGGATAAGGTTATTCACATCGATTTATCAGAAGAACTCTACCTGAGAGAAGACAATACAAATCTTGGTCAACAGAGTCAATCTACTGATCTGGCTTATGTGATTTATACCTCAGGAACTACAGGAAAACCTAAAGGGGTGATGATTGAACATAAGGCAGCTTCCAATACTATTAATGATTTATTTAGTGTTTATGACCACCAGAAAATTAAAAAGGTAACAGCCTATACTTCTTATGTTTTTGATGTTTCTATATCCGAACTATTCAGCAGTCTTTTGCAAGGATTAGAGGTGCATATCCTTTCCAATTCAATCAGGATTGATAGTATTGGTTTATCCAATTATTTTTCGACTCACAAAATTAATTTAGCTTATTTACCACCCGTTTTATTAAGTCAATTAGATCAAAACATAACCTCAGATTTAATTAGCTTGATATACGCTGGAGAACCTTGTGATAAACAAACAGCAAAATTATGGTCAGATAAAGTAAAACTGTTTAATTATTATGGTCCAACTGAAGCTAGTATTTATGCACTAGGAAAACAAATACTAACAGATGAGGTAGAACAAATCGGTCAGCCTATTCAAAATACCCAAGTGTATGTTTTGTCTTCCAATCAAAGGCCTGTTCCTATAGGAGTTACAGGCGAATTGTATCTAGGAGGAGCGGGTTTATCCAGAGGATATCTAAACCGTCCTGATTTAACAGCGGAACGCTTTGTAAACAATCCATTTGCTACTGAGGCTGATAAAGCCAAAGGGTACACAAAATTGTATAAAACAGGCGATTTGGTACGTTGGTTACCAGATGGTAATATAGAATATCTTGGTAGAAACGACGACCAAGTCAAGATTCGCGGGTATCGTATTGAGTTGGGCGAAATCGAACATGCGATGTCTCAAATTGATGGAATCAATCAGGTATGTGTATTGGCTAAAGAAAGAAAGACTGAAACAGCGACCACTAAGTACTTGGTCGGTTATTATGTGTTAGATGCTGGTGAGCTTACAATTGACCAGGTATCAATTATGGAGAAGTTGTCCCAAGTCTTGCCAGATTATATGGTTCCTTCTGCCTTGGTGGCAATGGAATCTTTTCCTTTAACCATCAATGGTAAATTAGACAAACGCGCCTTACCTGATCCTGAATTTATTTCTTCTAAAGCAGATTACGTTGCTCCAACTACCGAAATAGAAACAGTAGTTTGTGAGATTTGGATGGGACTACTGGGATTAGATCGAGTAGGAATCACCGATGATTTTTTCAAAATAGGAGGGAATTCTATTTTGGCGATACAGGCTTCGCATCGTATGAGCAAGTTATTAGGATGTAATGTAAATGTGACGGATATGTTTAAGAATAGAACAATTAATAATCTTAAAGATGTTTTGTTGCAAAATTTACACGAAAAAAGTAAAAATATCGAAGGGGAAAGTTGGGAAATATTTGTTTAA
- a CDS encoding RNA methyltransferase, which produces MNDNFINEYFGIGIQNGKTPENLGVLWRSAQNLGATFIFTIGNRYAKQACDTHDAVKAIPYFHYENFEAFFENLPKGARLVGVELDENASDLETFEHPRRCVYLLGAEDHGLSKKAMDKCHHLVKFKSEKSLNVAVAGTIIMYDRNLPKPRS; this is translated from the coding sequence ATGAATGATAACTTTATAAATGAATATTTCGGAATAGGAATACAAAATGGTAAAACTCCTGAAAATTTGGGTGTTTTGTGGCGATCGGCTCAAAACCTAGGCGCTACTTTTATATTTACTATAGGTAATCGATATGCCAAACAAGCCTGTGATACTCATGATGCCGTAAAAGCAATTCCTTATTTTCATTATGAAAATTTTGAAGCTTTTTTTGAAAACTTGCCAAAAGGAGCACGATTGGTTGGTGTTGAATTAGATGAAAATGCTTCCGATTTAGAAACCTTTGAGCATCCAAGACGTTGTGTCTATTTATTAGGAGCAGAAGATCATGGCTTATCTAAAAAAGCAATGGATAAATGCCATCATTTAGTAAAATTTAAATCTGAAAAAAGTTTAAACGTAGCCGTGGCAGGTACTATTATTATGTACGACAGAAACTTGCCTAAACCGCGTTCTTAA